A stretch of the Aegilops tauschii subsp. strangulata cultivar AL8/78 chromosome 4, Aet v6.0, whole genome shotgun sequence genome encodes the following:
- the LOC109732320 gene encoding uncharacterized protein: MRAYTDGSRQRICEEIKERRHARAVGVHNVVATTSGMPAATTTEASINRRATLRLSNDRGMAASHGTGLAAMSPATCSTQCPSRAVTGSMSAPTPTATLASSKVTVSVVPERGFFDLELAAVAFSPTPMLDISGDSSTVMNSLTHDAVSNTSSAMASVCALTSTHIPSAVPMDTVDASPGGDNATTLVSVAVEASAAMELAPSVAAPLVCLDDLHLKTYIGAISVFPSVPMSALSRCSTESLDQDTSMESPEFALGVCPLTRVACAYFHSSLMPPVLRSARVKKVNMFQLLNSNDSINVTKEQDKSLLNGTCHRSLGAIAVILSMFMQQMNLMLYLLLAILLLSNIWVSGEFSSLNEGSTRYYR; encoded by the exons ATGCGTGCCTACACCGATGGCTCGAGGCAACGCATCTGCGAGGAGATCAAAGAGAGGCGCCATGCTCGAGCGGTGGGCGTCCACAACGTCGTCGCCACCACGTCCGGCATGCCTGCTGCGACCACCACCGAGGCCTCCATCAATCGCCGGGCCACTCTACGGCTCAGCAACGACCGGGGCATGGCCGCATCCCATGGCACCGGCCTCGCTGCCATGTCGCCCGCAACGTGTTCGACGCAATGCCCAAGCCGCGCCGTCACCGGGTCAATGTCAGCGCCCACTCCCACCGCAACATTAGCTTCGTCCAAGGTCACCGTCAGTGTCGTCCCTGAGCGCGGCTTCTTCGACCTCGAGCTAGCGGCCGTGGCCTTCAGTCCGACCCCCATGCTGGACATCTCGGGCGACAGCTCAACCGTGATGAACTCCCTCACGCACGATGCCGTCTCCAACACCAGTTCGGCCATGGCCTCTGTGTGTGCGTTGACATCTACACACATTCCCTCTGCGGTGCCTATGGACACCGTCGACGCGAGCCCAGGCGGGGACAATGCTACAACTCTCGTCTCTGTCGCTGTGGAGGCGTCAGCAGCAATGGAACTCGCTCCAAGTGTGGCTGCCCCATTGGTTTGCCTCGATGATCTCCACCTCAAGACGTACATAGGTGCCATCAGCGTGTTCCCAAGTGTTCCTATGTCAGCGCTCTCCAGGTGTTCTACAGAAAGTTTAGACCAAGACACGAGCATGGAATCGCCAGAATTTGCACTCGGTGTATGTCCGCTCACGAGAGTAGCGTGTGCCTACTTCCACTCTAGTCTTATGCCACCAGTTTTGAGGAGTGCTCGTGTCAAGAAGGTCAACATGTTCCAGTTGCTCAACAGTAACGACAGCATCAATGTCACCAAGGAGCAGGACAAGTCACTACTAAATGGCACATGTCATCGTAGCTT AGGGGCAATAGCAGTGATTTTATCCATGTTCATGCAGCAAATGAATTTGATGCTCTATTTGTTATTGGCAATCTTACTACTCAGCAATATTTGGGTCAGTGGAGAGTTTTCAAGTCTCAACGAAGGCTCCACAAGGTACTATCGGTAG